The Candidatus Bathyarchaeota archaeon genomic interval TGACAATATAAAGAAGTTTCTTGCATATCTGCTGTCCGCCAACGTAGGTGAAGTAATAATTTTCTTATTGGCCTCCCTGTTTGGTTTGCCTTTCCCACTCATCGCAGCACAAATTTTATGGGTAAACCTAGCCACAGATGGATTGCCCGCGTTGGCGTTAGGTGTGGATCCAGCAGAACCAGACATAATGCTCCGGCCACCACGCGATCCAAAGGAAAGCCCATTCCAAGGGCTGAGGACATTCCTCATTGGTTATCCCATATTAATGGTTGCATGGGTCATATCGGTATTTAACTGGGTATTACAATCAGGCCAAGGATTAGTAAAAGCGCAAACAATGGCATTCACCATAATAATAATGCTAGAGCTTTTTCAGTCGTTCAGCTGTCGATCGGTAAGATACCCCATCATCAAAATCAATCCTTTTTCCAATAGATACCTAATTCTCGCAGTATGCTGGGAGATAATTATGCTGAATGCCCTCTTATACGTACCATTCTTCAATCCTCTGTTCAATACAACCCCGCTAAGTCCATTCGATTGGATAATAATTCTATTAGCAGCAAGCACGGGTTTCACTTATTTAGAAGTCTCTAAGTGGTTTCAATCAAGGCGAGGTGAAAAATATCGTAGGATTTGAGGAGTCTAAACACGCATCAACTCATTGAAGCGAAACAATTCAATAACAGTCACATTAATTTCACCCACATTCTTCGTTATCGCTGAAATCTAAAATTTGCGAGTATACGATTTCATTAAAGAGGGATGCTTATTTCTGCCAAGTTTTAATTGCGTCAATAGGTCTTAGGCGCATTATCGAATAAGCTAAAGCTTTCTATCAGGAGACTTCATTTAAAGAAGTGGAAGTCGATGAAAATCCTGGCAATCGATATAGGAGCGGGTACACAAGACATTTTACTGTTTGACAGCCAAAAGAAAAGCATTGAAAACTGTGTTAAAATGGTCTTACCCTCGCCTTCCCAAGTTTTAGCAGCGAAAACAAGAGAAGCCACGATGCTTCGTAGGGACCTTTTTATAAAAGGTGATATTGTCGGTGGTGGCGCTTTTTCCTTTGCCTTAAGAGAACACTTGAAAAGCGGATTACGAGTAATAATGACCGAAAATGCTGCTTACACCATAAGAAATGATCTTGACGAAGTTAAACAACTTGGAATTGAGGTAATTAAAAGGGAAAACCCACCAATAGGTTTCAAGGGAGAAATATTAACTATTGAAGAGGTAAACATTAGGGAACTTCGAGCGTTTTTAACAGGGTTTGGGGAAACTCTTTCAGATGTGGATGTTGTAACTATTGCGGTTCAAGACCATGGAGTTTTTCCTAAGGGAATGAGTAATAGACGGTTCCGCATTCAAACGATGAGAGAACTGTTGAGAGATAATCCGAGACTCGAAAACTTGGCTTTTAGCGAAGAAGAGATTCCGTCATGCTTTCTAAGAATGAGGTCTGCGGCTCAAGCCTCAAGAAGGCAGCTGCCTAAAGCTAAAGTCCTGCTCATGGATACGTCCCCAGACGCCATACTCGGGTGTTTAAAAGACCAATCTGTTGAGAAAGCTAACCCAGTTCTCGTTGTTAATGTAGGCAATGGACACACTATGGCTGCGATAGTCTCAAGTGGGGAAGTTAAAGGAGTGATGGAACACCATACACACTTACTAAATTCTCGAAAGATTGAGCAGCTTTTGATTGATTTCGCAGACGGAAGACTAACCGATGAGAAGGTGTTCGAAGATAACGGTCATGGCTTATTCCTTTTGTCAAAGCCCCCAGGTTTCTCTAAAATAGAAATGGTTGCAACAACCGGACCAAATAGAAACATACTAGCTAAAACCGATCTCCCTGTTCACTTTGCAGCTCCAGCGGGCGATGTAATGATGACTGGACCAATAGGTTTGGTTGAGGCGGTTAAAAGAAAGTTCAAGCTTGAATAACGTGACCTTACCCACAGGCTTTCGCAAAAGAAACTTCGGGAGACACATTCTTTAACCCTTATTTATGTTAGCGCCTTAGCTATCTCGTCAACCAAGGAAATCAGTTTCTCTATTTCCTCTTCAGTATTATAGAAATAAGTTGAAGCTCTAACGGTGCCCTCACGGCTTTTGAGTAACTCCTTCATCAGCGGCAGTGCGCAGTGATGCCCTGAGCGAACCATGATATTCCCAGAAACATCAAGCGCCAATGCAACGTCGTGTGGGTTTAGATCT includes:
- a CDS encoding DUF1786 domain-containing protein, which codes for MKILAIDIGAGTQDILLFDSQKKSIENCVKMVLPSPSQVLAAKTREATMLRRDLFIKGDIVGGGAFSFALREHLKSGLRVIMTENAAYTIRNDLDEVKQLGIEVIKRENPPIGFKGEILTIEEVNIRELRAFLTGFGETLSDVDVVTIAVQDHGVFPKGMSNRRFRIQTMRELLRDNPRLENLAFSEEEIPSCFLRMRSAAQASRRQLPKAKVLLMDTSPDAILGCLKDQSVEKANPVLVVNVGNGHTMAAIVSSGEVKGVMEHHTHLLNSRKIEQLLIDFADGRLTDEKVFEDNGHGLFLLSKPPGFSKIEMVATTGPNRNILAKTDLPVHFAAPAGDVMMTGPIGLVEAVKRKFKLE